A stretch of Vigna angularis cultivar LongXiaoDou No.4 chromosome 4, ASM1680809v1, whole genome shotgun sequence DNA encodes these proteins:
- the LOC108332026 gene encoding uncharacterized protein LOC108332026 has translation MPKKMGVNTKAEAARARKSAAETDRKEKETRQKEDQYWQEAEGSKSRAAKKKEDEAEKRAEAATRRAEARRLAEQEEKELEKAMKKVDKKANRVSIPVPKVTEVELRRRREEEQAEAEKKAEEVKKRQSRTAAEDEYERMVLVSNTNRDDSIIEARSLDDAIAQMTVADNLPPDRHPERRLKASFKAFEEAELPKLKEEKPGLTHNQYKDLIWKLWKKSPDNPLNQIAE, from the exons ATGCCGAAGAAGATGGGGGTGAACACAAAGGCGGAGGCAGCGAGGGCGCGTAAGAGCGCGGCGGAAACGGATCGCAAGGAGAAGGAGACTCGACAAAAGGAGGATCAGTACTGGCAAGAGGCGGAGGGCTCTAAGTCACGAGCCGCAAAGAAGAAGGAGGACGAGGCCGAAAAGAGGGCCGAAGCAGCCACGCGTCGGGCGGAGGCGCGTAGGTTGGCGGAGCAGGAGGAGAAGGAGCTGGAAAAGGCGATGAAAAAGGTGGACAAGAAGGCGAACCGGGTGTCGATACCCGTGCCGAAGGTGACAGAAGTGGAGCTGAGGCGGCGGCGGGAAGAGGAGCAGGCGGAGGCTGAGAAGAAGGCGGAGGAGGTGAAGAAGCGGCAGAGTCGCACTGCTGCAGAGGATGAGTACGAAAGAATGGTCCTCGTGTCCAACACTAATCGCGACGATTCTATCATCGAAGCGAGATCTTTGGATGATGCCATCGCTCAGATGACTGTTGCCGACAACTTGCCCCCCGATCGCCATCCCGAGAGGCGCCTCAAGGCCTCCTTCAAG GCATTCGAAGAAGCCGAACTCCCTAAGCTGAAAGAAGAGAAACCGGGTCTTACTCATAATCAGTACAAGGACTTGATATGGAAGCTATGGAAGAAATCTCCTGACAATCCTCTTAATCAA ATTGCAGAGTGA
- the LOC108331796 gene encoding alanine--tRNA ligase, chloroplastic/mitochondrial isoform X1, which translates to MEGLALLPFAQSQFLLPLPKVAAIPSPHNSNTNDNNTNGFLSLRPHRRRGFRFRASLFSKAHGVHLPQHHQQQQQQVTVNPNSVSGDSIRQRFLHFYASRGHKLLPSASLVPDDPTVLLTIAGMLQFKPIFLGKVPRQVPCAATAQRCIRTNDINNVGLTARHHTFFEMLGNFSFGDYFKKQAILWAWELSTSEFGLPPDRLWVSVYKDDDEAFQLWSNEVSYKLFSSTVILFTYVTNFCFDWRTFDKAHWIIVPIAYLISVQVGVPVERIKRLGEEDNFWTSGVTGPCGPCSEIYYDFHPERGYVDADLNDDTRFIEFYNLVFMQYNKKDDGSLEPLKQKNIDTGLGLERLARILQQVPNNYETDLIFPIIEKASKLANVSYGFADDQTKRNLKIIGDHMRAIVFLISDGVVPSNVGRGYVVRRLIRRVVRTGRLLGIKGDGRGDLEGAFSPIIAEKVVELSTQIDADVKNKAPRIFEELKREELRFVHTLERGEKLLEEKLSDALSNAERNGTVPCLAGEDVFLLYDTYGYPMEITKEVAEERGVSIDMDGFDIEMEKQRRQSQAAHNTVRLAIENGGNVAENVRDTEFIGYDRLHCKAMIESLMVNGNPAVQVSEGSNVEVLLNKTPFYAESGGQIGDHGFLYISEGDNQPKAVVEIIDVQKSLGNIFVHKGTVQKGVVEVGKEVEAAVDPKLRQRAKVHHTATHLLQAALKKVIGQETSQAGSLVAFDRLRFDFNFHRPLRDSELAEIELLINGWIEDATLLQNKVMPLADAKSAGAIAMFGEKYGEEVRVVEVPGVSMELCGGTHVNNTSEIRGFKIISEQGIASGIRRIEAVAGEAFIEYINARDFYLKQLCSTLKVKPEEVTTRIENLLEELRVVRNENSAVRAKAAIYKASGIASKALLVGNSKQYRVLVESFDDVDAESLKSAAEYLLETLTDPAAVILGSCPGEGKVSLVAAFSPGVVDQGIQAGKFIGQIAKLCGGGGGGRPNFAQAGGRKPENLSSALDKARSELMATLSEKGS; encoded by the exons ATGGAAGGGTTGGCGCTTCTTCCATTTGCACAGTCACAATTCCTCTTACCGCTTCCAAAGGTTGCCGCCATTCCCAGTCCACACAATAGTAACACTAATGATAATAATACCAATG GATTTCTGTCTCTCAGACCGCACCGTCGACGCGGGTTTCGTTTTCGCGCTTCATTGTTTTCCAAGGCACATGGTGTTCATCTTCCCCAACACCACCAACAACAGCAGCAACAAGTCACGGTGAATCCCAATTCTGTGAGTGGGGATTCCATACGTcagagatttcttcatttttatgcTTCCCGCGGTCACAAGCTTCTTCCCAGCGCTTCTCTTGTCCCCGATGATCCCACTGTTCTGCTCACCATCGCCGGGATGCTCCAATTCAAGCCCATCTTCCTCGGCAAG GTTCCAAGACAAGTACCTTGTGCTGCTACTGCACAGAGATGCATCCGTACTAATGATATTAACAATGTTGGCCTGACTGCCAGACATCATACCTTCTTTGAAATGCTTGGAAACTTCAGCTTTGGTGATTACTTCAAAAAACAAGCTATTCTATGGGCGTGGGAGCTTTCCACCTCAGA GTTTGGTTTGCCCCCGGACCGATTGTGGGTTAGTGTTTATAAAGATGATGATGAGGCTTTTCAGCTATGGTCTAATGAGGTTAGCTACAAATTGTTTTCCTCGACCGTCATCTTATTTACTTACGTAACTAACTTCTGTTTTGACTGGCGAACATTTGACAAAGCGCATTGGATTATTGTTCCTATTGCTTACTTGATTTCCGTGCAGGTTGGTGTCCCAGTTGAACGCATAAAAAGGTTGGGAGAAGAAGATAACTTCTGGACTAGTGGGGTGACAGGTCCCTGTGGTCCTTGCTCagaaatttattatgattttcatCCTGAGAGGGGATATGTAGATGCT GATCTCAATGATGATACAAGGTTTATAGAGTTCTACAACTTAGTATTCATGCAATACAACAAAAAGGATGATGGTTCTCTTGAACCTCTAAAACAGAAGAACATAGACACTGGTCTTGGACTGGAGCGTTTGGCTCGTATTCTTCAACAG GTTCCAAACAATTATGAAACTGACTTGATTTTCCCCATCATAGAGAAGGCCTCTAAGTTAGCAAATGTTTCGTATGGTTTTGCTGATGATCAGACAAAGAGGAATCTGAAA ATTATAGGAGATCACATGCGTGCAATTGTATTTCTCATCTCTGATGGAGTTGTCCCATCAAATGTTGGGAGAGGTTATGTAGTTCGGCGGCTTATTAGAAGGGTTGTTCGTACAGGCAGGTTGCTTGGTATAAAGGGTGATGGTAGGGGAGACCTTGAAGGAGCGTTTTCACCGATTATTGCTGAGAAGGTAGTGGAATTAAGTACACAGATTGATGCTGATGTAAAGAACAAAGCACCTCGTATCTTTGAGGAGCTGAAGAGAGAAGAGCTTCGGTTTGTGCATACACTGGAGAGAGGAGAAAAGTTGCTTGAGGAGAAACTTTCTGATGCTTTATCAAATGCAGAAAGAAATGGAACTGTTCCTTGCTTGGCTGGCGAAGATGTGTTTCTGTTGTATGATACTTATGGATATCCAATGGAAATAACCAAAGAAGTGGCTGAAGAACGTGGTGTGAGTATTGATATGGATGGTTTTGATATTGAGATGGAGAAGCAAAGGCGTCAATCTCAAGCTGCTCATAATACTGTCAGACTTGCCATTGAAAATGGGGGAAATGTTGCAGAGAATGTACGTGACACCGAATTTATTGGATATGACAGACTTCATTGTAAAGCAATGATAGAAAGCTTAATGGTGAATGGAAATCCAGCTGTACAGGTCAGTGAAGGGAGTAATGTGGAAGTTTTACTGAACAAGACTCCATTTTATGCTGAATCAGGGGGTCAAATTGGCGATCATGGTTTTCTATATATTTCAGAGGGTGATAATCAACCAAAAGCTGTTGTGGAGATAATAGATGTTCAGAAATCTTTAGGCAACATATTTGTGCACAAGGGTACAGTCCAAAAGGGTGTTGTAGAGGTTGGCAAAGAAGTGGAAGCAGCAGTTGATCCGAAGCTGAGGCAGCGAGCTAAG GTTCATCATACTGCTACTCATTTACTACAAGCTGCACTTAAAAAGGTTATTGGTCAGGAGACCTCACAAGCTGGTTCGTTGGTGGCATTTGATCGTCTCAGATTTGATTTCAACTTCCACCGACCACTTCGTGATAGTGAGCTTGCTGAAATCGAACTGCTGATCAATGGATGGATTGAGGATGCAACGCTACTTCAAAACAAAGTGATGCCCCTTGCTGATGCAAAAAGTGCTGGGGCTATTGCAATGTTTGGAGAAAAATATGGAGAAGAG GTACGTGTGGTAGAGGTTCCTGGTGTATCAATGGAACTATGTGGTGGGACTCATGTAAATAATACTTCTGAAATTCGTGgctttaaaataatatcagaACAGGGTATTGCATCTGGAATCAGGCGAATTGAAGCTGTAGCTGGCGAAGCCTTCATTGAATATATCAATGCCCGTGACTTTTATCTAAAGCAGCTATGTTCCACTCTCAAA GTTAAACCAGAAGAAGTGACAACAAGGATCGAAAACCTTTTGGAGGAGTTACGGGTAGTTAGAAATGAAAATTCTGCTGTGCGTGCAAAGGCAGCAATCTACAAAGCTTCAGGTATTGCGAGCAAAGCATTGTTGGTGGGGAATTCAAAACAGTACAG GGTGCTAGTTGAGTCCTTCGATGATGTTGATGCTGAATCACTTAAAAGTGCCGCAGAATATTTACTGGAAACACTAACAGATCCAGCAGCCGTGATACTGGGCTCATGCCCAGGTGAGGGGAAGGTTAGCCTAGTTGCTGCTTTTTCTCCAGGGGTGGTTGATCAGGGGATTCAGGCAGGTAAATTTATTGGACAAATTGCAAAATTATGTGGCGGTGGAGGAGGTGGAAGGCCCAATTTTGCTCAGGCAGGTGGGAGGAAGCCTGAAAATTTGTCAAGTGCCCTCGATAAGGCTCGGTCAGAACTCATGGCTACTCTAAGTGAAAAAGGGAGTTGA
- the LOC108331796 gene encoding alanine--tRNA ligase, chloroplastic/mitochondrial isoform X2, with amino-acid sequence MEGLALLPFAQSQFLLPLPKVAAIPSPHNSNTNDNNTNGFLSLRPHRRRGFRFRASLFSKAHGVHLPQHHQQQQQQVTVNPNSVSGDSIRQRFLHFYASRGHKLLPSASLVPDDPTVLLTIAGMLQFKPIFLGKVPRQVPCAATAQRCIRTNDINNVGLTARHHTFFEMLGNFSFGDYFKKQAILWAWELSTSEFGLPPDRLWVSVYKDDDEAFQLWSNEVGVPVERIKRLGEEDNFWTSGVTGPCGPCSEIYYDFHPERGYVDAQDLNDDTRFIEFYNLVFMQYNKKDDGSLEPLKQKNIDTGLGLERLARILQQVPNNYETDLIFPIIEKASKLANVSYGFADDQTKRNLKIIGDHMRAIVFLISDGVVPSNVGRGYVVRRLIRRVVRTGRLLGIKGDGRGDLEGAFSPIIAEKVVELSTQIDADVKNKAPRIFEELKREELRFVHTLERGEKLLEEKLSDALSNAERNGTVPCLAGEDVFLLYDTYGYPMEITKEVAEERGVSIDMDGFDIEMEKQRRQSQAAHNTVRLAIENGGNVAENVRDTEFIGYDRLHCKAMIESLMVNGNPAVQVSEGSNVEVLLNKTPFYAESGGQIGDHGFLYISEGDNQPKAVVEIIDVQKSLGNIFVHKGTVQKGVVEVGKEVEAAVDPKLRQRAKVHHTATHLLQAALKKVIGQETSQAGSLVAFDRLRFDFNFHRPLRDSELAEIELLINGWIEDATLLQNKVMPLADAKSAGAIAMFGEKYGEEVRVVEVPGVSMELCGGTHVNNTSEIRGFKIISEQGIASGIRRIEAVAGEAFIEYINARDFYLKQLCSTLKVKPEEVTTRIENLLEELRVVRNENSAVRAKAAIYKASGIASKALLVGNSKQYRVLVESFDDVDAESLKSAAEYLLETLTDPAAVILGSCPGEGKVSLVAAFSPGVVDQGIQAGKFIGQIAKLCGGGGGGRPNFAQAGGRKPENLSSALDKARSELMATLSEKGS; translated from the exons ATGGAAGGGTTGGCGCTTCTTCCATTTGCACAGTCACAATTCCTCTTACCGCTTCCAAAGGTTGCCGCCATTCCCAGTCCACACAATAGTAACACTAATGATAATAATACCAATG GATTTCTGTCTCTCAGACCGCACCGTCGACGCGGGTTTCGTTTTCGCGCTTCATTGTTTTCCAAGGCACATGGTGTTCATCTTCCCCAACACCACCAACAACAGCAGCAACAAGTCACGGTGAATCCCAATTCTGTGAGTGGGGATTCCATACGTcagagatttcttcatttttatgcTTCCCGCGGTCACAAGCTTCTTCCCAGCGCTTCTCTTGTCCCCGATGATCCCACTGTTCTGCTCACCATCGCCGGGATGCTCCAATTCAAGCCCATCTTCCTCGGCAAG GTTCCAAGACAAGTACCTTGTGCTGCTACTGCACAGAGATGCATCCGTACTAATGATATTAACAATGTTGGCCTGACTGCCAGACATCATACCTTCTTTGAAATGCTTGGAAACTTCAGCTTTGGTGATTACTTCAAAAAACAAGCTATTCTATGGGCGTGGGAGCTTTCCACCTCAGA GTTTGGTTTGCCCCCGGACCGATTGTGGGTTAGTGTTTATAAAGATGATGATGAGGCTTTTCAGCTATGGTCTAATGAG GTTGGTGTCCCAGTTGAACGCATAAAAAGGTTGGGAGAAGAAGATAACTTCTGGACTAGTGGGGTGACAGGTCCCTGTGGTCCTTGCTCagaaatttattatgattttcatCCTGAGAGGGGATATGTAGATGCT CAGGATCTCAATGATGATACAAGGTTTATAGAGTTCTACAACTTAGTATTCATGCAATACAACAAAAAGGATGATGGTTCTCTTGAACCTCTAAAACAGAAGAACATAGACACTGGTCTTGGACTGGAGCGTTTGGCTCGTATTCTTCAACAG GTTCCAAACAATTATGAAACTGACTTGATTTTCCCCATCATAGAGAAGGCCTCTAAGTTAGCAAATGTTTCGTATGGTTTTGCTGATGATCAGACAAAGAGGAATCTGAAA ATTATAGGAGATCACATGCGTGCAATTGTATTTCTCATCTCTGATGGAGTTGTCCCATCAAATGTTGGGAGAGGTTATGTAGTTCGGCGGCTTATTAGAAGGGTTGTTCGTACAGGCAGGTTGCTTGGTATAAAGGGTGATGGTAGGGGAGACCTTGAAGGAGCGTTTTCACCGATTATTGCTGAGAAGGTAGTGGAATTAAGTACACAGATTGATGCTGATGTAAAGAACAAAGCACCTCGTATCTTTGAGGAGCTGAAGAGAGAAGAGCTTCGGTTTGTGCATACACTGGAGAGAGGAGAAAAGTTGCTTGAGGAGAAACTTTCTGATGCTTTATCAAATGCAGAAAGAAATGGAACTGTTCCTTGCTTGGCTGGCGAAGATGTGTTTCTGTTGTATGATACTTATGGATATCCAATGGAAATAACCAAAGAAGTGGCTGAAGAACGTGGTGTGAGTATTGATATGGATGGTTTTGATATTGAGATGGAGAAGCAAAGGCGTCAATCTCAAGCTGCTCATAATACTGTCAGACTTGCCATTGAAAATGGGGGAAATGTTGCAGAGAATGTACGTGACACCGAATTTATTGGATATGACAGACTTCATTGTAAAGCAATGATAGAAAGCTTAATGGTGAATGGAAATCCAGCTGTACAGGTCAGTGAAGGGAGTAATGTGGAAGTTTTACTGAACAAGACTCCATTTTATGCTGAATCAGGGGGTCAAATTGGCGATCATGGTTTTCTATATATTTCAGAGGGTGATAATCAACCAAAAGCTGTTGTGGAGATAATAGATGTTCAGAAATCTTTAGGCAACATATTTGTGCACAAGGGTACAGTCCAAAAGGGTGTTGTAGAGGTTGGCAAAGAAGTGGAAGCAGCAGTTGATCCGAAGCTGAGGCAGCGAGCTAAG GTTCATCATACTGCTACTCATTTACTACAAGCTGCACTTAAAAAGGTTATTGGTCAGGAGACCTCACAAGCTGGTTCGTTGGTGGCATTTGATCGTCTCAGATTTGATTTCAACTTCCACCGACCACTTCGTGATAGTGAGCTTGCTGAAATCGAACTGCTGATCAATGGATGGATTGAGGATGCAACGCTACTTCAAAACAAAGTGATGCCCCTTGCTGATGCAAAAAGTGCTGGGGCTATTGCAATGTTTGGAGAAAAATATGGAGAAGAG GTACGTGTGGTAGAGGTTCCTGGTGTATCAATGGAACTATGTGGTGGGACTCATGTAAATAATACTTCTGAAATTCGTGgctttaaaataatatcagaACAGGGTATTGCATCTGGAATCAGGCGAATTGAAGCTGTAGCTGGCGAAGCCTTCATTGAATATATCAATGCCCGTGACTTTTATCTAAAGCAGCTATGTTCCACTCTCAAA GTTAAACCAGAAGAAGTGACAACAAGGATCGAAAACCTTTTGGAGGAGTTACGGGTAGTTAGAAATGAAAATTCTGCTGTGCGTGCAAAGGCAGCAATCTACAAAGCTTCAGGTATTGCGAGCAAAGCATTGTTGGTGGGGAATTCAAAACAGTACAG GGTGCTAGTTGAGTCCTTCGATGATGTTGATGCTGAATCACTTAAAAGTGCCGCAGAATATTTACTGGAAACACTAACAGATCCAGCAGCCGTGATACTGGGCTCATGCCCAGGTGAGGGGAAGGTTAGCCTAGTTGCTGCTTTTTCTCCAGGGGTGGTTGATCAGGGGATTCAGGCAGGTAAATTTATTGGACAAATTGCAAAATTATGTGGCGGTGGAGGAGGTGGAAGGCCCAATTTTGCTCAGGCAGGTGGGAGGAAGCCTGAAAATTTGTCAAGTGCCCTCGATAAGGCTCGGTCAGAACTCATGGCTACTCTAAGTGAAAAAGGGAGTTGA
- the LOC108331745 gene encoding endochitinase: protein MKKNRMIWSVGVMLWTLLVGGSWGEQCGSQAGGALCPGGLCCSQFGWCGSTDDYCGQGCQSQCGGGQPAPADLTALISRATFDQMLKHRNDGACPAKGFYTYDAFIAAASAFPSFGNTGDTATRKREIAAFFGQTSHETTGGWPTAPDGPYAWGYCFVREQNPSDYCSPTPQFPCASGQQYYGRGPIQISWNYNYGQCGNAIGVDLINNPDLVATDARVSFKSALWFWMTPQSPKPSSHDVITSQWTPSAADVAAGRLPGYGTVTNIINGGLECGRGQDSRVEDRIGFFKRYCDLLGVGYGNNLDCYSQTPFGNSLLNLHPFV from the coding sequence atgaagaagaatAGAATGATATGGAGCGTAGGAGTGATGCTGTGGACGCTGTTAGTCGGAGGAAGCTGGGGAGAGCAGTGTGGAAGCCAAGCAGGGGGTGCGCTGTGCCCAGGTGGTCTCTGTTGCAGTCAGTTCGGCTGGTGCGGCTCCACCGACGACTACTGCGGCCAGGGTTGCCAGAGCCAGTGCGGGGGAGGACAGCCGGCTCCGGCTGATCTCACCGCTCTCATATCCAGGGCCACCTTCGACCAGATGCTCAAACATCGCAACGACGGAGCTTGCCCAGCCAAAGGCTTCTACACCTACGATGCCTTCATCGCCGCTGCCAGTGCTTTCCCCAGCTTCGGCAACACCGGGGACACAGCCACTCGAAAGAGGGAGATTGCGGCCTTCTTCGGGCAAACGTCTCACGAAACAACCGGGGGATGGCCCACTGCACCGGACGGACCGTACGCATGGGGATACTGCTTCGTGAGAGAGCAGAACCCAAGCGATTACTGCTCCCCAACTCCCCAGTTTCCCTGCGCTTCTGGACAACAATACTATGGCAGGGGTCCCATCCAGATATCTTGGAACTACAACTACGGTCAGTGCGGAAATGCAATTGGGGTGGATTTGATCAACAACCCTGATCTCGTCGCCACTGACGCCCGCGTCTCCTTCAAGTCCGCCCTCTGGTTCTGGATGACCCCACAGTCCCCCAAGCCTTCCTCCCACGACGTCATCACCTCTCAATGGACCCCCTCCGCCGCCGACGTTGCCGCCGGGAGGCTTCCGGGCTACGGCACTGTGACGAACATCATCAACGGAGGCCTGGAGTGCGGCAGAGGACAGGATAGCAGAGTGGAGGACCGCATCGGGTTCTTCAAGAGATACTGTGATCTGCTAGGAGTTGGTTATGGCAACAACCTTGACTGCTACTCTCAGACCCCATTCGGAAATTCACTGCTTAATCTCCATCCCTTCGTCTGA